The genomic window TCAGAAGATCGGCGACTGCGATGTGCCCGGCGCCGTGGTCCACGCCACCTATGCCGGGCACAAGCTGGCCCGGGAGTTCGACCTGCGGGCCAACGAGGCGCCGGCGTTCAAGCTGGAGCGCGCGGCGATTGAGATGTTTCAGGAAGGAGGGGCTCCATGACTCTGCAATCCCAAGAATTTTCGCGCATCAAGGCGGGCTTCGACACGGCACCGCAGCGCTCCTGGTCCCTGCCAGGCCGGTGCTACACCGAGCCGCGCTATCTGGAGATCGAGAAGCAGGCGATCTTCCATCGGACCTGGCAGTTCGTTTGCCACGCCGAAAAGCTGCGCGAGCCGGGCAGCTACCTCGCCTTCGAGGTCCAAGGCCAGAGCCTGCTCGCGCTGCGCGACGGCGAGGGCGCGTTGCGCGCTTTCTACAACGTCTGCCAGCACCGGGCCCACGAGCTGCTTAAGGGCGAGGGCAAGGTCAAGATGATCACCTGTCCCTATCACGCCTGGGCCTACGGCCTCGACGGCAAGCTGCGCTCCGCCCGCCGGGCCGAGTACGTGGAGAACTTCAACAAGAGCGAGATCTGCCTGATGCCGGTGAGGATCGAGGAGTTCTGCACGCTGATCTTCGTCAACCTCGATCCCGAGGCCCCGGCCCTGGCCGAGCTGTCCGGAGATCTGGCCACGGAGATCCACGCCTGGGCGCCCGACCTCGACCGGCTGACCCACGCCTACCGGCTGACCTACGAGATCGAGTCCAACTGGAAGAACGTCGTCGACAACTTCCTCGAGTGCTACCACTGCCCGACGGCGCACAAGGACTTCGTGAGCCTGGTCGAGATGGACACCTATTCGGTCAAGACCCACGGCATCTATTCCAGCCACATGGCCAAGGCCCGCAAGACCGACAACTCGGCCTACGCCATCGAGGGCGCCGACGTTACCGACCACGCGGTCTGGTGGCTCTGGCCGAACACCTGCCTCCTGCGTTATCCGGGCGAGGGCAACCTCATGGTGCTCAACGTCGTGCCGACCGGGC from Kiloniellales bacterium includes these protein-coding regions:
- a CDS encoding ring-hydroxylating oxygenase subunit alpha is translated as MTLQSQEFSRIKAGFDTAPQRSWSLPGRCYTEPRYLEIEKQAIFHRTWQFVCHAEKLREPGSYLAFEVQGQSLLALRDGEGALRAFYNVCQHRAHELLKGEGKVKMITCPYHAWAYGLDGKLRSARRAEYVENFNKSEICLMPVRIEEFCTLIFVNLDPEAPALAELSGDLATEIHAWAPDLDRLTHAYRLTYEIESNWKNVVDNFLECYHCPTAHKDFVSLVEMDTYSVKTHGIYSSHMAKARKTDNSAYAIEGADVTDHAVWWLWPNTCLLRYPGEGNLMVLNVVPTGPETTFETYDFYFLHGEPNAQQKEAIDYIDRVLQREDIEIVESVQRGMRTPAYESGRFMTDPEESGLSEHGVHHFHGLLLDAYESAVEA